The following coding sequences are from one Streptomyces sp. NBC_01232 window:
- a CDS encoding CPBP family intramembrane glutamic endopeptidase yields MGWSQRHGRTESGVRAEPEPVFVELGEDGRRSLFRTETLLVLALSLGASGVSALISFIGSLTKPGGLKDQAATLNGSYAPGRPWLDLAWQLFGIASALVPVLLVAHLLTREGAPGLRVLGFDRSRPWWDLGRGALVAAGIGSAGLAFYLGALATGFNLTVVPEALPDVWWKFPVLILSALQNALVEEIIVLAYLLRRLDRLGWSPLAALAASSVLRGSYHLYQGIGGFVGNMVMGVVFVLAYRRWGRVAPLVVAHALLDIVAFGGYALLAGKVGWLPTP; encoded by the coding sequence ATGGGGTGGTCACAACGGCATGGCAGGACGGAGTCGGGCGTGCGGGCGGAGCCGGAGCCGGTGTTCGTGGAACTGGGCGAGGACGGGCGGCGGAGTCTCTTTCGCACCGAGACGCTGCTCGTCCTCGCGCTGTCGCTGGGCGCGAGCGGGGTCTCGGCGCTGATCAGCTTCATCGGCTCGCTCACCAAACCGGGTGGCCTCAAGGACCAGGCTGCCACCCTCAACGGCTCCTACGCGCCCGGCCGGCCCTGGCTGGACCTGGCCTGGCAGCTGTTCGGCATCGCGAGCGCCCTGGTGCCCGTACTGCTCGTGGCGCACCTCCTGACCCGCGAGGGCGCTCCCGGCCTGCGGGTGCTGGGCTTCGACCGCAGCCGGCCCTGGTGGGACCTGGGCCGCGGCGCCCTCGTCGCGGCCGGGATCGGCAGCGCCGGGCTGGCCTTCTACCTGGGCGCCCTGGCCACCGGATTCAATCTCACGGTGGTGCCGGAGGCGCTGCCCGACGTGTGGTGGAAGTTCCCCGTACTGATCCTCTCCGCGCTGCAGAACGCGCTGGTGGAGGAGATCATCGTGCTGGCCTACCTGCTGCGCCGGCTCGACCGGCTGGGCTGGTCCCCGCTCGCCGCCCTGGCGGCCAGCTCGGTGCTGCGCGGCTCGTACCACCTCTACCAGGGCATCGGCGGGTTCGTCGGCAACATGGTGATGGGCGTCGTCTTCGTCCTCGCCTACCGGCGCTGGGGCCGGGTGGCACCGCTCGTCGTCGCGCACGCGCTCCTCGACATCGTGGCCTTCGGCGGATACGCCCTGCTCGCGGGCAAGGTGGGCTGGCTGCCGACGCCCTGA
- a CDS encoding glutamate-cysteine ligase family protein: protein MGEKVVAGGFDLSDRQRYRRKLHECLEGLERLLAEKRFDRPKNMMGLEIELNLAGSDGLPRMVNAQVLERIASPDFQTELGMFNLEVNVLPHRLGGRVFDQLAEELSAGLGYAHRQAAEIDAGVVMIGILPTISRADLVTANLSAVDRYSLLNEQILMMRGEDFTLDIDGVERLIWTSGSIVPEAACTSVQLHLQVTPARFSAVWNAAQVVAAAQIAVGANSPFLFGRELWRESRPPLFTQATDTRPPELQAQGVRPRTWFGERWVDSAYELFAENVRYFPALLPICDEEEPLRVLAEGGVPALQELVLHNGTVYRWNRPVYGVADGVPHLRVENRVLPAGPTVADVVANAAFYYGLVRTLADEPRPVWTRLPFAEAEANFDAACRYGIDARLRWPRRGRAGGLASVPAVRLVLDELLPMAAAGLDAWGIEPADRDHYLGIIEERCRRRVNGATWQVDTYHRALASGLERDEALAATTRRYSELMHKGDPVHTWPVGLTEEVTASVPVAR, encoded by the coding sequence ATGGGGGAGAAGGTCGTGGCGGGCGGATTCGACCTGTCCGATCGGCAGCGGTATCGAAGGAAGCTTCACGAGTGCCTGGAGGGGCTGGAGCGACTCCTGGCAGAGAAGAGGTTCGATCGTCCGAAGAACATGATGGGACTGGAGATCGAGCTGAATCTCGCGGGTTCCGACGGGCTGCCGAGAATGGTGAATGCCCAGGTGCTGGAGCGGATTGCGAGCCCTGATTTCCAGACCGAACTGGGAATGTTCAATCTGGAGGTGAACGTCCTTCCGCACCGGCTCGGCGGCCGGGTATTCGACCAGCTCGCCGAGGAACTCAGCGCCGGGCTCGGCTATGCCCACAGGCAGGCCGCGGAGATCGACGCCGGCGTGGTGATGATCGGCATTCTGCCGACGATCTCGCGTGCGGACCTGGTCACCGCGAACCTCTCGGCGGTGGACCGCTACTCGCTGCTCAACGAGCAGATCCTGATGATGCGCGGGGAGGACTTCACGCTCGACATCGACGGCGTCGAACGGCTGATCTGGACCTCCGGGTCGATCGTGCCGGAGGCCGCCTGCACCTCCGTACAGCTGCATCTGCAGGTGACCCCGGCCCGGTTCTCGGCGGTGTGGAACGCGGCTCAGGTGGTGGCCGCCGCACAGATAGCCGTCGGCGCCAACTCGCCCTTCCTGTTCGGGCGTGAGCTGTGGCGGGAGTCGCGGCCTCCGCTGTTCACCCAGGCCACCGACACCCGCCCGCCCGAGCTGCAGGCACAGGGCGTGCGGCCGCGCACCTGGTTCGGGGAGCGGTGGGTGGACTCGGCGTACGAGCTCTTCGCCGAGAACGTCCGCTACTTCCCGGCGCTGCTGCCGATATGCGACGAGGAGGAGCCGCTGCGGGTGCTCGCCGAGGGCGGGGTGCCCGCTCTGCAGGAGCTGGTCCTGCACAACGGCACCGTCTACCGGTGGAACCGGCCGGTGTACGGGGTCGCCGACGGGGTGCCGCACCTGCGCGTGGAGAACCGGGTGCTGCCGGCCGGACCGACGGTCGCCGATGTCGTCGCCAACGCCGCCTTCTACTACGGGCTCGTACGCACCCTCGCGGACGAACCGCGCCCGGTGTGGACCCGGCTGCCCTTCGCCGAGGCGGAGGCGAACTTCGACGCGGCCTGCCGGTACGGGATCGACGCGCGGCTGCGGTGGCCGCGCCGCGGCCGGGCCGGGGGGCTGGCCAGCGTGCCCGCCGTACGGCTGGTCCTGGACGAGCTGCTGCCGATGGCGGCGGCGGGGCTGGACGCCTGGGGCATCGAACCCGCGGACCGGGACCACTACCTCGGCATCATCGAGGAGCGCTGCCGGCGCCGGGTGAACGGGGCGACCTGGCAGGTGGACACCTACCACCGGGCGCTGGCCTCCGGGCTGGAGCGGGACGAGGCACTGGCCGCGACGACCCGGAGGTACAGCGAGCTGATGCACAAGGGCGACCCCGTGCACACCTGGCCGGTCGGGCTGACGGAGGAGGTGACCGCCTCGGTGCCCGTCGCCCGCTGA
- a CDS encoding DUF5999 family protein, producing the protein MCQHQPACPSAESADREAARPVANHPEQGWSLLCNGVLLFEDTGELLPDGQIIAPHRPLAAA; encoded by the coding sequence ATGTGCCAGCACCAGCCAGCCTGCCCGTCAGCCGAATCCGCCGACCGGGAGGCCGCGCGCCCGGTGGCCAACCACCCGGAGCAGGGCTGGAGCCTGCTGTGCAATGGCGTCCTGCTCTTCGAGGACACCGGTGAACTCCTGCCGGACGGCCAGATCATCGCCCCGCACCGGCCGCTCGCCGCGGCGTAA